GAAAGAGTGAACAGCATGTTCTGCTGTTGAACAGTTGGAGAATCCAGCAGCTCTACTGGGTCCATGTGTAGAAGAAGCTTGTGATGATGCTTGCTTCTCATCTCTGGGATGTGGCTGGCTGGGACTGCCCTATTCCTAAGAATTTCTTGGTTTCTCGGGTATGAAATGGCTTTGATTTCTGTGCAGGATAAAGCTTCAGGTGAAGCAAGGAACAAATGCACCAGGCCATGAGCAGCTGGTCTAGGACTGTGTGCAGGATGGAAGGAGTTGTTGTGCCTGTGAGGGCAGTTTTCTCTGTGCCTCCCTGCCATACATCAGGAGCGATGTCCGGGGGCAATGTTGCAGGGTTAATGCTCTGAGCAATCTGTACTTGAGGTCTCCATCCCTACATTCCCCAGGGCATCCTGGCTTCCagtccttccttttctttcagggCTGGAGCATGGACTCTGTTCTCTATTCACATTGTTTACTTGCCAGGCCTTTGGTTCAGGTTTCTGCTTCCATACTAGGTCCATGGTAACTGTTGAAAATGAGGTTTAGCTTTGCTGGCATCTGTGACAATCCAGACTTCTGCCTTGTTATGGTGGTTTCCCGTTCTCTGTTTGTCCCTTGCTGCCAGGACCACAATGTAGTCCTTAAACTCCCTGTAATTCCTGGCATTTCATCTGCAGGTGATGACAAATACGGAAGGAAAGTCATTTTGTTCAGTGCCTGCCGTATGCCCCCAAGTCATCAACTTGATCATGTGAAACTGCTGGGGTGAGTAGTGTCTTAGGAGGCTGCTGTTAACTTCTTAAGCCTGATGTAAGTACCAGGTGCTGGATTCTTGAGGCCAAATCTATCTGCCGTAGTTTCTTTAGCTGGATGTGTCCTCCCAAAGCACTTGCCTCCATTGCTGGGGGTACAAACCCTCTGTTTAGACACACAAAAGTGAGTCCCCAAGGGAGGAAGAGCCTCTCTGTGGCAGAGTGTGAAGTGAGCTCAGCAGTTGTCTCTTCTCAGGTACCTGAAATTCACACTGGACCAGTATGTGGAGAGTGATTACACACTGGTGTACCTGCACCACGGCCTGACCAGTGAGAACAAGCCATCCCTGAGCTGGCTGCGGGATGCCTACAGGGAATTTGATCGGAAGTGAGTAAGGCTGCAGCAAGCAAGGCTGTAACATGCTGTTCTCAAGCCTAATGTAGGTTCCTCCATGTAGCTTGGGGATCATAATTTACTATCacttatttctgctgtttgtgGAGGTGGGATTGTTGTTTAATGCAGGCTGAATCATGGGATAAATGGCTCCTTCTGTAGTTACATCCTTTAGGccaacagcaaagcagcaaaaccaggacCTCCTGCAAGGGTGTCACCCCATGGTATAATTATTGCTTCCTGATGCTTGGTGGATCTTGGAATACAGTAGCGTGTGCCCTTAGGCTGCTGAAGTGGCCTGACACAGTTACAAACCATGGGAGAGCGGAGGCTGTGGGTATGGGAAGTGGTGAGGCTCAGTGCAAAAGGAATGGAGCACCAGGGTGCCTTCATCTGGAAAGGTTGGGTCCTCTCCTTAAAGCACAGCTCATCCTTACATAGCTTCTCTTGGCAGGTACAAGAAGAACATCAAAGCCTTGTATATTGTGCACCCAACGATGTTCATCAAGACCCTGCTGATTCTCTTCAAGCCTCTGATCAGGTAGGAAGCACTATAGGAGGCCCACCCACATCCTCACACTGCAGGTGGATAATGGGGCATTCTCAGTGGGCACAAGATGAGCCCAGGCTGCAAAGCCTACCCTGGAGACTCGTGCCGTCACCTCTTTTCTGAGGTCAGACATACTCAAACACAAGAAGTACTGCTTTAAGAACCTGCAGagtctgcagctctgtgctgctgctcccttttTGTCCAAGTAAAATGTTTCAGGCTCTGCTAATAATGAAAGAGGAAGTGAAAGCATCACTCCAAATTATATGTAATTCATTGTGAAATCCTAACTCTGTAAAGTAATTGAAAGCAAAACTTTCTCCAGCCTATTGctggaaggaaaaatgcagtgttttagggagcctgctgctgctggagcttcCAATGTGACTTGGAAAGTCTTGGCATCTCCTGGTAAAATACATGGAGGTGAAGACCAATATGGGTgacatctctgctgctctgtaTCTGCCCCCTTGCCCTACTCATGTCTCTTGCAGACTGCTGTTCTCCTTGTCTGTAGGAAGTCTGCTCTGCTACTGGATTTCCCCATTCCTCACATAatcttcttttctcttattttcagctttaagTTTGGACGAAAGATCTTTTATGTGAACTTCCTTAGTGAGCTGGAGGAGTATGTGAAGCTGGAACAATTGGGGATCCCAAGCCAAGTGCTGAAGTAAGAACACTGCCTGTCTCCCATTTGCTTAGGACTCTGTGAGAGGGGACTTCTGGAGGAATGGCaaagggaggaagagattgTTCCACTTGGGCAGTGGTTTTGCAGGGAGTGCTGACGAATTGCCTTAGGGACTATTGTTTCTATCCATGCTCCTCCCTGTGTGTCCTTGGCCACAGTGCCCACTTCTGTCCCAGTGGAGCACCAGTCCTGCCTCTCCTTTGGGGTTTTCTGCAAGCTGTTGACCTGGAGCTCATGGTTCCTCTGCTGTGTCTGGGCACCTGCTTTGCTCCCTCTGCACAGTTCAGCTTGGTTTTGGGGCTTCCCATTGCCACAGTCCCAGTCCTATCAGGTTGATTCCCTGTCCCTCACGCACACATGCAACTGTCTCATCACAAGCAGTGTTGCCCTGGCCTCCTGCCCACGTTGTCATCctcagctactccagctcctgaTTCCAGATAGATATtcctttttccctgctttttcctggTAACCAGACATTTGATCTTGTTTCCCCTGTCCTCCAGAGCTGCATAGGTGGAATCAACCGCACTAGGCTGGAGCTGTTACCAGTGGGTGTGCAGTGGCTCACGTGCAGCGCTGGGTTCATGCTCTTTCTGGGAGTTGGGGTGGCTTCTTACTAGTCTGTGTTTTGCCACAGATACGACGAATATCTGAGATCCCTGCAGAAACCTTCACAAGTGCCCCTGAAGCCAACCCCTCCACGCCCACCGCTGCCAAACCAGCAGTTTGGGGTCTCGCTCCAGCTGTGAGTATCCCTGGATTGTGTTGGTTTTGCCCTGACTTGCTTGGTACGAGCTCACTGTGTTTGtagctgaagagcagcacaagTGGCTGTAACCTTTTGGGCAGTTCAGACTTCCTGCAAAGCTTTCATCATTCTTCTGAGGAACCAGATGACCAGATCCTGACCCGGTTCAGTTGCACCTTCTTGATTCCCCAGCTAGATTGTATCTAAATTAGGATGGGATTGCTTCTGCAGCTAAGGGTTGCTAAGGGAGGAACAAAACAAGGGCCATGTGGGACAGCTTTGTGCCACTACAGACTTCCTTTAAACAAAGGAAGTCTGTTGGAGGCTGGTGGAGGTGTCTTTAGGGCTGTGCTGAttgagcagtgctgcagggctgtttcttaGGTTTTTCCATATCATAAACTCTTACTTTAAAAGCACTTCTGTTCACCCTTGTGCTAATCCCATCCCCCCATTCCTGCAGGCTGACACAGACAGACACTGGCAAGGGCTAGTGATACTGGCTAAGTGGTGAAGGTATTTTTAACTTGGAGTGTGATTTTGCTTCCCCGGGGAATGAGGAGGAGCCAGTACCCTGTGGCCAGGCAGATCCTCTGGAGCAGTCTGGCAACACGTTCCCCAGCTTCAGCACGTTTCCAAATGGTGTTTCCTGTGGTGCTGTGTGCCTGAGCTTGTGAGTAGCCTGAGAGGGGTGAACAGCTCCATGCCATCAAGTGGTACAGACAGCAAACACCTTGGCATCACTAGGTCTTTCCTGACAGCATCTTCTGCTAGAGGAGTGGGATGGATAAACTTATCCCATACATATTTCTCTCACGTGTCAGCTTCTTTTTACCCTTGCTCCTATGGGGAAGTAAACAGGAAGTTGAACCCTTTTCATCTTACTCATAACTAGCAGCCTTGCCTTCTGGGAACTCCTTTGCCTTGGAATCCACAGGCTGTGGGGTTTACAGAAGAGAGAGGATTATTCCTCTGGTGTAGTAATGAGCTCATACTTGCTCCAGTGAATGATGTAGCATGATGGGTGAATGGGAGAGAAAGCTGGAATAGTGGCTGAGCCGGGGACTGGGATAGCAAGATCCTATAGGGTAGGGCTTGAGACTTACAGACTCAGGGCTGCATGCAGGGTAGGGAGGACCAGTCATTTGTAACCTTTTGTCTCTTCCCACAGTCTCAGGGAGAAGAGCCCTGATCAGTCTCCTGTGCCTCTGGTGGTCAGAGACACCATTGCTCACTTGCGGGACCATGGTGAGTGTAGAGGGGGAACTGCAGCCCCTCTTTATTCCATGTCAGTGGCCTCTCCTCCATCCAAGTTCCCACCTAGAGTGCAGTGAGATAAAGAACAGCGGTCTACAATGAGGTGTAAAGGCCAGAACTAGGTGAGTTAGCCTTCAAGAGAGCGTGCAGGGCTCAGGAGACCTCTTTCTTCCACTCATCCCTACTTGTATAAGAGCAGCAAAATGCTCCTTGTATCCTTTGCCTGGTAGTGGAAGCAGAAAGAGTTGCCATGCTCCAAAAAAGGGACATGCTGTCATCTATTTGAATGCCCAAGGTATGGATTTATGACTGTTAAGACCATCTCACATGTCTGATCTTTCTTCTCCATCTGGTCTCCCTGCACAGCTCTTACCACAGAGGGGATTTTCCGGAGATCAGCAAACACACAGGTTGTCAGGGAGGTCCAGCAAAAATACAACATGGGTAAGTGCCCAAACTCAGCAGAGCCCCTCTCATTCCCGACTGGAGCTGTGTTGGATCATGGCTCCTCTCCTTCTTTAATAGGCCTCTAGGTGAGGCCCCATCATGGTATGACCCGAGCTGCAAAGGAGAAGCACCTGATACTTCTGCTGTGTAGAAACCATATTCCTTCCCACTTACATTCCCATTGCTGCCTTTCTCATTCCTGAGTTTCCCTGTTTCTTGGGGTGGGATATACCACCTTAGTCAGGTTG
The Lathamus discolor isolate bLatDis1 chromosome 6, bLatDis1.hap1, whole genome shotgun sequence DNA segment above includes these coding regions:
- the ARHGAP1 gene encoding rho GTPase-activating protein 1; the protein is MATDPLSELQDDLNLDDTNQALSQLELASIDDESWTADEVPAFPKSEDSKGSPEPVTHLQWDDPYYDIARHHIVEVAGDDKYGRKVILFSACRMPPSHQLDHVKLLGYLKFTLDQYVESDYTLVYLHHGLTSENKPSLSWLRDAYREFDRKYKKNIKALYIVHPTMFIKTLLILFKPLISFKFGRKIFYVNFLSELEEYVKLEQLGIPSQVLKYDEYLRSLQKPSQVPLKPTPPRPPLPNQQFGVSLQLLREKSPDQSPVPLVVRDTIAHLRDHALTTEGIFRRSANTQVVREVQQKYNMGVPVDFQQYEDVHLPAVILKTFLRELPEPLLTFGLYSHVVSFQNVEEENRVDVVRKTLQTLPEENYQVLHLLTAFLVQVSAHSDRNKMTNTNLAVVFGPNLLWAKDVAITLKAINPINTFTKFLLDHQKELFEDVEA